CTTTCTGGCCTTTATCCTGATGCTTTCGATTTTTTTGGGATTCGAGCTGATTTCCAAGGTCCCATCCACATTGCACACGCCGCTCATGTCGGGCGCCAACGCCACCTCGGGCATCACCCTGGTGGGAGCGCTGCTGGCCTCGGGCTCGGGAGCCGAGGGCCTCAGCGTCATCCTGGGAACCCTGGCGGTGGCCTTCGCCACCATCAACGTGGTGGGAGGCTACATGGTGACCAACCGCATGCTGGCCATGTTCAAGAAGAAGGGACAGTAGTAAATGATTATCGCCATTGAACTCGTCTACATCGTCTCGGCCCTTCTCTTCGCCATGGGACTCAAGCTGCTCAGCTCTCCCGCCACCGCCCGCCGGGGCAACCTGGTTTCGGCTTTCGGCATGCTGCTGGCCGTGGGGGCGACGCTCTTTCACCAGGGCATCCTGGAATTTCAGTACATCGCCATCGGGGTTGTTGTCGGAGGCCTGATCGGCGCCGTGGCCGCTCAGCGCGTGGCCATGACCGCCATGCCCGAGATGGTGGCCCTTTTCAACGGCTTCGGCGGCGCCGCCTCGCTGCTGGTGGGCTGGAGCGAATACGTGAGAGATCCGCAGGCCATGACGCTCTTTCTCTCCGTCACCATTCTCTTGGCCGTCCTCATCGGAGGCGTCACCTTTTTCGGAAGCCTGGTGGCCTGGGCCAAGCTGCAGGACCTCAAGCTGGGGCCGCTCAAGGTCGGTCCCGCCTTTCTTTATCCCGGGCAGCAATTCGTCAATAGCCTCCTGCTTCTGGGCATGGTGGCCGCCGGCGTCATGTTCGCCTTGGAGCCCGCCGGCGCCACGGCCGAGACCTACTTCTATGTGGTTATCGGTATCTCGCTCCTGCTGGGCGTCCTCAGCGTCATGCCCATCGGAGGCGCCGACATGCCGGTGGTGATCTCGCTCCTCAACTCCTACTCGGGACTGGCCGCCTGCGCCGCGGGCTTCGTGATTCAGAACAACATCCTGATCGTGGCCGGATCGCTGGTGGGAGCCAGCGGAATCATCCTCACCCAGATCATGTGCAAGGCCATGAACCGCTCGTTGGGCAACGTGCTCTTCAGCGGATTCGGAGCGGTCAGCACGGGTCCGGCCAAGGGAAGCGGCGAGCAGGGCGAAGCCAAACCCATCTCGCCCGAGGACACCTACCTGATTCTGGAAGCCGCTTCTTCGGTCTGCGTGGTGCCCGGTTACGGACTGGCGGTGGCCCAAGCCCAGCACGTGGTCAAGGAGCTGGGCGATCTGCTGGAAGCCAACGGCTGCGAGGTCAAGTACGCCATCCATCCGGTGGCCGGACGCATGCCCGGACACATGAACGTACTGCTGGCCGAAGCCGACGTGCCCTACGACAATCTGGTGGAGATGGACGACATCAACCCCATCATCGAGACCATCGACGTGTGCCTGGTGATCGGGGCCAACGACGTGGTCAATCCCTCGGCCCGCGAAGACGAGTCCAGCGCCATCTACGGCATGCCCATCATCGACGTCGACAAGGCCAAGACGGTGATCGTCTCCAAGCGCTCGCTGGCCACCGGCTTCGCCGGCATCCAGAATCCGCTCTTCTTCAAGGACAACACCCGCATGCTCTTCGGCGACGCCAAGGCCTCGGTGCAGGCGGTGGTTTCGGAATTCAAGGGACACTAGGGAAGTTCGAAGTCCGAGTTGCCAAGTTCGAACTGTTCGAACTTTAAAGTCGAACTATTGTTGCTGGATGAAGGCTTTGACCTTGGCCAGAACGTCGCGGACGCTGTCGGCGCGGGAGCCCTCGGATTCCACTTCCAGGAACTGCTCGAAGCGGCGGATGGCTTCCTGGTAGTTTCCCGTGCGCAGATTACAGTTGCCGGTGTAGACGTAGAACTCGGCCGAATTGCCGCTGTCGCGCTCCGACTTCTGGAACCAGGCCAGG
The genomic region above belongs to Acidobacteriota bacterium and contains:
- a CDS encoding NAD(P) transhydrogenase subunit alpha, with protein sequence MGAEVAIFLAFILMLSIFLGFELISKVPSTLHTPLMSGANATSGITLVGALLASGSGAEGLSVILGTLAVAFATINVVGGYMVTNRMLAMFKKKGQ
- a CDS encoding NAD(P)(+) transhydrogenase (Re/Si-specific) subunit beta, with amino-acid sequence MAIELVYIVSALLFAMGLKLLSSPATARRGNLVSAFGMLLAVGATLFHQGILEFQYIAIGVVVGGLIGAVAAQRVAMTAMPEMVALFNGFGGAASLLVGWSEYVRDPQAMTLFLSVTILLAVLIGGVTFFGSLVAWAKLQDLKLGPLKVGPAFLYPGQQFVNSLLLLGMVAAGVMFALEPAGATAETYFYVVIGISLLLGVLSVMPIGGADMPVVISLLNSYSGLAACAAGFVIQNNILIVAGSLVGASGIILTQIMCKAMNRSLGNVLFSGFGAVSTGPAKGSGEQGEAKPISPEDTYLILEAASSVCVVPGYGLAVAQAQHVVKELGDLLEANGCEVKYAIHPVAGRMPGHMNVLLAEADVPYDNLVEMDDINPIIETIDVCLVIGANDVVNPSAREDESSAIYGMPIIDVDKAKTVIVSKRSLATGFAGIQNPLFFKDNTRMLFGDAKASVQAVVSEFKGH